The following coding sequences are from one Deinococcus arcticus window:
- a CDS encoding aminoglycoside phosphotransferase family protein, whose product MRAQTYLRRWALEQDGEAFSTPSSDLCPVRWQGKKAMLKVARNEEEKRGNLLMVWLSGQGTAEVYHHGGRAVVLERIEGEHELVAMVVAAGQDDDASRILCRAAAQVHLPRPDPPPLLPLDCWFEALFEASAQGGLFAQCWHVAQTLLGSPQDVRPLHGDLHHGNVLHSAARGWLVIDPKGLLGERTFDFANLLCNPSLAVARQPGRLARQAGVVAGAAGVNRARLLAWVAAYAGLSAAWHREDGQAAEAQATLEIAQQALALSSET is encoded by the coding sequence ATGAGGGCACAGACCTATCTCCGACGTTGGGCACTGGAACAGGACGGCGAAGCCTTTTCCACCCCCAGCAGCGACCTGTGTCCGGTGCGCTGGCAGGGCAAAAAAGCCATGCTGAAGGTGGCGAGGAATGAGGAGGAGAAGCGGGGAAACCTCCTGATGGTCTGGCTCTCGGGCCAGGGCACAGCCGAGGTGTACCACCACGGTGGGCGCGCGGTTGTGCTGGAACGGATTGAAGGCGAACACGAGTTGGTGGCGATGGTGGTGGCGGCGGGCCAGGACGATGACGCCAGCCGGATACTGTGCCGGGCCGCTGCGCAGGTGCATCTCCCCCGCCCTGATCCGCCGCCACTTCTCCCACTGGACTGCTGGTTTGAGGCGCTCTTTGAAGCCTCGGCTCAGGGCGGTCTTTTTGCCCAGTGCTGGCACGTGGCCCAGACCCTCCTGGGCTCGCCCCAGGACGTGCGCCCGCTGCACGGCGACCTGCACCACGGCAATGTCCTGCACAGCGCGGCGCGCGGCTGGCTGGTCATTGACCCCAAGGGGCTGCTGGGCGAGCGAACCTTCGACTTTGCCAACCTCCTGTGTAACCCCTCGCTGGCGGTGGCCCGGCAACCCGGTCGGCTGGCGCGGCAGGCGGGCGTGGTGGCGGGGGCGGCCGGCGTGAACCGGGCCCGGCTGCTGGCCTGGGTGGCGGCCTACGCGGGCTTATCGGCGGCGTGGCACCGGGAAGATGGACAGGCCGCAGAGGCCCAGGCCACGCTGGAGATCGCGCAGCAGGCCCTGGCCCTCTCCTCAGAGACCTGA
- the frr gene encoding ribosome recycling factor produces MADMKSIQADAREKMGKAIEALENNLSVLRTGRANPGILKKVLVDYYGSTMPIDQVASITTPDARTLVITPWDRGALNPIEKAIRDSDLGLNPNNKGDTIFISLPMLTEERRRDLVKNAKNYAEDARIAIRNIRKHALDEVKKVEGMGDDDIKRGEAEVQKLTDEYVARVETTFQKKEQEILG; encoded by the coding sequence ATGGCTGACATGAAATCCATTCAGGCCGACGCCCGAGAGAAGATGGGCAAGGCGATTGAAGCGCTGGAAAACAACCTCTCGGTGCTGCGCACGGGCCGTGCCAACCCCGGCATTCTGAAAAAGGTGCTGGTGGACTACTACGGCTCCACCATGCCCATTGATCAGGTGGCCAGCATCACCACGCCCGACGCCCGCACGCTGGTGATTACGCCCTGGGACCGGGGCGCACTGAACCCCATTGAAAAGGCCATCCGCGACAGCGATCTGGGCCTGAACCCCAACAACAAGGGCGACACCATCTTTATCTCGCTGCCCATGCTGACCGAGGAGCGCCGCCGCGACCTTGTGAAGAACGCCAAGAACTACGCCGAGGACGCCCGCATTGCCATTCGCAACATCCGCAAGCACGCGCTGGATGAAGTGAAGAAGGTCGAAGGCATGGGCGACGACGACATCAAACGCGGCGAGGCCGAGGTGCAGAAACTCACCGACGAGTACGTGGCCCGGGTGGAAACAACGTTCCAGAAGAAGGAGCAGGAAATCCTAGGGTGA
- the pyrH gene encoding UMP kinase: MFKRVLLKLSGEFLAGESGFGISPETTAALARRLTAALDGTGVELAVVIGGGNFWRGERNGKGMDPATADYIGMLGTVMNAMALQDAMETAGRPTRVMSAIQMAAVAEPYIRRRAIRHLEKDRVVIFGGGNGAPFFTTDTTSTLRALEIGAEVVLMAKNKVDGVYDSDPRKNPDAKFIAQATHLEVVEQRLEVMDATALTLCMDRGLPIVVFDLFQEDNLRRLLQGERVGTLIQS; encoded by the coding sequence ATGTTCAAGCGCGTCTTACTCAAGCTTTCGGGCGAGTTTCTGGCCGGGGAATCCGGTTTTGGCATCAGCCCCGAGACCACGGCGGCACTGGCCCGGCGCCTCACGGCGGCGCTGGACGGCACGGGCGTGGAACTGGCGGTCGTGATTGGCGGCGGCAACTTCTGGCGCGGCGAACGCAACGGCAAGGGCATGGACCCGGCCACCGCCGATTACATCGGGATGCTGGGCACCGTGATGAACGCCATGGCCCTGCAAGACGCCATGGAAACGGCCGGGCGCCCCACCCGCGTCATGAGCGCCATTCAGATGGCGGCGGTGGCCGAGCCCTACATTCGCCGCCGCGCCATTCGCCACCTGGAAAAAGACCGCGTGGTGATTTTTGGCGGCGGCAACGGCGCGCCCTTTTTCACCACCGACACCACCAGCACCCTGCGCGCCCTGGAAATTGGCGCCGAGGTGGTGCTGATGGCCAAGAACAAGGTGGACGGCGTGTACGACAGCGATCCGCGCAAGAACCCGGACGCCAAGTTCATCGCGCAGGCCACGCACCTGGAAGTGGTGGAGCAGCGCCTGGAAGTGATGGACGCCACCGCCCTGACCCTGTGCATGGACCGTGGGCTGCCCATCGTGGTGTTCGACCTGTTCCAGGAAGACAACCTGCGCCGCCTGTTGCAGGGCGAGCGCGTGGGCACACTGATCCAGAGTTAA
- a CDS encoding DUF6766 family protein yields MRRFWTNNALSIVLVVLFLVFWLAQALTGWAVHNEELQTLGQRPLGWGPYLASAHFWSATAENWESEFLQMAAFVTLTVYLRQRGSAESNPYPDEQTPEQRQKDAQDKAQRGFWRRNSLSVVLTGLFLGSLALHLLSSWTDNNHEKQARGQEALNLGAFMGQPEFWFESFQNWQSEFLAVVAIVVLTIFLRQVGSSQSKALTDPNHKTGDA; encoded by the coding sequence ATGAGGCGCTTCTGGACAAACAACGCCCTGTCCATCGTCCTGGTGGTCCTGTTTCTGGTGTTCTGGCTGGCCCAGGCCCTGACAGGCTGGGCAGTTCACAACGAGGAACTGCAGACGCTGGGGCAGCGCCCGCTGGGCTGGGGGCCGTATCTGGCCTCGGCACATTTCTGGTCGGCCACTGCCGAGAACTGGGAGAGCGAGTTTCTGCAGATGGCGGCGTTTGTTACCCTGACGGTCTATCTGCGCCAGCGCGGCTCGGCCGAGTCCAACCCCTACCCAGACGAGCAGACACCTGAACAGCGTCAGAAAGACGCCCAGGACAAAGCCCAGCGCGGCTTCTGGCGCCGCAACAGTCTGTCGGTGGTGCTGACAGGGCTGTTTCTGGGCTCCCTGGCGCTGCACCTGCTGAGTTCCTGGACCGATAACAACCACGAGAAGCAGGCCCGGGGGCAAGAGGCCCTGAACCTGGGCGCCTTCATGGGCCAGCCGGAATTCTGGTTCGAGTCGTTCCAGAACTGGCAAAGCGAATTTCTGGCGGTGGTGGCCATCGTGGTGCTGACGATCTTCCTGCGGCAGGTGGGCTCCTCACAGTCCAAGGCGCTGACGGATCCCAACCACAAAACCGGAGACGCCTGA
- the rpsB gene encoding 30S ribosomal protein S2 produces MSYISMKQLLEAGVHFGHETKRWNPKFKRFIFAERNGIFIIDLQKTLKQVDRSFDFIKELAERGGVILFVGTKKQAQEIVELEARRTGMPFVTSRWLGGMLTNFKTMRTRIDRLNELDDMFESGRINDRLKAERIKLAAERERLQRFVGGIRKMSRLPDAIFVVDPTKEVIAVQEANRLGIPVIALADTDSDPDVIDYIVPGNDDAIRSIQLITHRIGDLLVEARGGGEDVGAAEGAAEQTDGGAAESAEA; encoded by the coding sequence ATGTCGTACATCTCCATGAAGCAGTTGCTCGAAGCCGGAGTTCACTTCGGTCACGAAACCAAGCGCTGGAACCCCAAGTTCAAGCGCTTCATCTTTGCCGAGCGCAACGGCATTTTCATCATTGACCTGCAAAAGACCCTGAAGCAGGTGGACCGCTCCTTCGACTTCATCAAGGAGCTGGCCGAGCGCGGCGGCGTCATCCTGTTCGTGGGCACCAAGAAACAGGCCCAGGAAATCGTGGAACTGGAAGCCCGCCGCACCGGCATGCCCTTTGTCACCAGCCGCTGGCTGGGCGGCATGCTCACCAACTTCAAGACCATGCGCACCCGCATTGACCGCCTGAACGAACTGGACGACATGTTCGAATCGGGCCGCATCAACGACCGCCTGAAGGCCGAGCGCATCAAGCTGGCCGCCGAGCGCGAGCGCCTGCAGCGCTTCGTGGGTGGCATCCGCAAGATGAGCCGCCTGCCCGACGCGATCTTCGTGGTGGACCCCACCAAGGAAGTCATCGCCGTGCAGGAAGCCAACCGCCTGGGGATTCCCGTGATTGCCCTGGCCGACACCGACTCTGATCCCGATGTCATTGACTACATCGTGCCCGGCAACGACGACGCCATCCGCTCCATCCAGCTGATCACCCACCGCATCGGCGACCTGCTGGTCGAGGCGCGCGGCGGCGGCGAGGACGTGGGCGCGGCCGAGGGCGCCGCCGAGCAGACCGACGGCGGCGCGGCCGAGAGCGCCGAAGCCTAA
- a CDS encoding WGxxGxxG family protein has protein sequence MKRDAKTALLVLTLALAPVPALAQDTTDTASTDTTTTTTTTETRDQDGMDWGWLGLLGLAGLAGLSRPKHTAVHTTTTTNQTPR, from the coding sequence ATGAAGCGAGACGCCAAAACGGCCCTGCTGGTTCTGACCCTGGCCCTGGCGCCCGTCCCCGCCCTGGCGCAGGACACCACCGATACCGCCAGCACCGATACCACCACCACGACGACCACCACCGAAACCCGCGACCAGGACGGCATGGACTGGGGCTGGCTGGGCCTGCTGGGTCTGGCGGGGCTGGCCGGGCTGTCGCGCCCCAAGCACACGGCCGTGCACACCACGACCACCACCAACCAGACGCCGCGCTAA
- a CDS encoding FRG domain-containing protein — protein MPDLRPESWSALLDALQHNTWNAQLRRFRSPYVFRGQGTTAPLSTSLQRLAGAPRDIERHLVRAFRKYALATVPPQDDLWTWLTIGQHHGLPTRLLDWSYSPLVALHFATSDERHDDEDGMVWLLDAPASAAGLPTDLRELLSREGGNVFTTEMLSTFSHAASETPLPYDAEIGWLDGLEAQHGQPFLLLLEPPSIDQRIVQQSALFALLSNPDLRPEDWLRRQPELARRVVVAHELKWEIRDRLDQFNINERTLFPDLSGLSQWLRRYYRQRPAAPADSNAGSPSSDPPETRTPEDERDQAR, from the coding sequence ATGCCGGACCTGCGACCAGAATCGTGGTCAGCGCTGCTGGACGCCCTGCAGCACAACACCTGGAACGCGCAGTTGCGGCGCTTCCGCTCGCCCTACGTGTTCCGGGGCCAGGGCACCACGGCGCCCCTGAGCACCTCGCTGCAGCGGCTGGCGGGCGCACCGCGCGACATTGAGCGGCATCTGGTGCGCGCCTTTCGCAAGTACGCGCTGGCCACCGTGCCCCCCCAGGACGACCTGTGGACCTGGCTGACCATCGGGCAGCATCACGGGCTGCCCACCCGGCTGCTGGACTGGAGCTATTCGCCCCTCGTGGCCCTGCACTTTGCCACCAGCGACGAGCGCCACGACGATGAGGACGGCATGGTGTGGCTGCTGGACGCCCCGGCCAGCGCCGCCGGGCTGCCCACCGACCTGCGCGAGCTGCTCTCACGCGAGGGTGGCAACGTCTTTACCACCGAGATGCTGAGCACCTTCAGCCACGCGGCCTCTGAAACGCCGCTGCCCTACGACGCCGAGATCGGGTGGCTCGACGGGCTGGAAGCGCAGCACGGCCAGCCTTTCTTACTGCTGCTGGAACCGCCGTCCATTGACCAGCGCATCGTGCAGCAGTCGGCGCTGTTTGCGCTGCTCTCCAACCCCGATCTGCGCCCTGAAGACTGGCTGCGCCGCCAGCCGGAGCTGGCGCGGCGCGTGGTGGTGGCCCACGAACTGAAATGGGAAATCCGTGACCGGCTGGATCAGTTCAACATCAACGAGCGGACCCTGTTTCCCGACCTGAGTGGCCTGAGCCAGTGGCTGCGCCGCTATTACCGCCAGCGGCCAGCGGCCCCCGCCGACTCCAATGCCGGCAGCCCCAGTTCAGACCCGCCAGAAACGCGCACCCCGGAAGACGAGCGCGACCAGGCCCGCTGA
- a CDS encoding barstar family protein — protein sequence MIQVFNEPPSGLQAAPHEPRILAAGHQIGLREVEFTHVSDKAELMLALLRGLALPGAFGHNWDALYDVLTDPGRTPPRLALLLRDYAGFRRRHPHLGRDLEAVLLDAQRHAAQQGRALWLLVEEPDSDPEAW from the coding sequence ATGATTCAGGTGTTTAACGAGCCCCCCAGCGGTCTGCAGGCCGCGCCCCACGAACCCCGGATTCTGGCAGCCGGGCACCAGATCGGGCTGCGGGAAGTCGAGTTCACCCACGTCTCGGACAAGGCCGAGCTGATGCTGGCCCTGCTGCGCGGGCTGGCCCTGCCCGGCGCCTTCGGGCACAACTGGGACGCCCTGTACGACGTGCTGACTGACCCCGGGCGCACGCCGCCCCGCCTGGCCCTGCTGCTGCGCGACTACGCCGGGTTTCGCCGCCGCCATCCTCACCTGGGCCGGGACCTGGAAGCGGTGCTGCTGGACGCCCAGCGCCACGCGGCCCAGCAGGGCCGGGCCCTGTGGCTGCTGGTGGAGGAGCCCGACAGCGATCCTGAAGCCTGGTAG
- a CDS encoding undecaprenyl-diphosphate phosphatase produces the protein MDWLYAIVYGIVEGITEFLPISSTGHLILTGNLMGVPWTKEVKDAFEVVIQGGAILSVLVYYWRDFLKIRHIGRDQTERTLWLGVLVACIPAVVLGLLFGDAIKATLFRPSVVAWALIVGGVLMWLIESRKVTPTVDAIEKIGVRRSFLIGALQCLALLWPGFSRSASSILGGMVLGLDRATATRFSFYLGVPTLGGAALLNLIQERELIFREIGLANVLLGAGVSFVTAYLAIGWLLRFVSTNTFKGFAVYRVVVGALILVLIATGVMTNGNLA, from the coding sequence ATGGACTGGTTGTACGCCATCGTTTACGGCATCGTCGAGGGGATCACCGAATTCCTGCCCATCAGCTCCACCGGGCACCTGATCCTGACCGGCAACCTGATGGGCGTGCCCTGGACCAAGGAGGTCAAGGACGCCTTTGAAGTGGTCATTCAGGGCGGGGCGATTCTGAGCGTGCTGGTGTACTACTGGCGCGATTTCCTGAAGATCCGGCACATCGGCCGCGACCAGACCGAGCGGACCCTGTGGCTAGGCGTGCTGGTGGCGTGTATTCCGGCGGTGGTGCTGGGGCTGCTGTTCGGTGACGCCATCAAGGCCACCCTGTTCCGGCCCAGCGTGGTGGCCTGGGCCCTGATTGTGGGCGGCGTGCTGATGTGGCTGATTGAGAGCCGCAAGGTCACCCCCACGGTGGACGCCATTGAAAAGATCGGGGTGCGCCGCTCGTTCCTGATTGGCGCGCTGCAGTGCCTCGCGCTGCTGTGGCCGGGCTTCTCGCGCAGCGCCAGTTCCATTCTGGGCGGCATGGTGCTGGGCCTGGACCGCGCCACCGCCACCCGCTTCAGCTTTTACCTGGGGGTGCCCACCCTGGGCGGCGCCGCCCTGCTGAACCTGATTCAGGAACGCGAGCTGATTTTCCGTGAAATTGGGCTGGCCAACGTGCTGCTGGGCGCGGGCGTGAGCTTCGTGACCGCCTACCTCGCCATTGGCTGGCTGCTGCGTTTCGTCTCCACCAACACCTTCAAGGGCTTTGCGGTCTACCGCGTGGTGGTGGGCGCGCTGATTCTGGTGCTGATCGCCACAGGCGTGATGACCAACGGCAATCTGGCGTAA
- a CDS encoding ribonuclease domain-containing protein: MRPPFRMTLLAAWLAVCGLVACEPAPVQPTAAQPTPGAQAGPAPTAPARDSLSGRPWISRADLPPQGRQVLARIAQGGPFPYRKDGAPFGNRERLLPRQPGSYYREYTVPTPGEADRGARRIVCGGQPVTRTAECYYTADHYASFRRIAP; the protein is encoded by the coding sequence ATGAGGCCCCCTTTCCGAATGACGCTGCTGGCCGCGTGGCTGGCTGTCTGCGGCCTGGTGGCCTGCGAGCCGGCGCCGGTGCAGCCTACGGCAGCGCAGCCCACGCCCGGGGCCCAGGCCGGGCCCGCGCCCACCGCCCCGGCACGCGATTCCCTGAGCGGGCGACCGTGGATCAGCCGCGCGGACCTGCCCCCGCAGGGGCGGCAGGTTCTGGCCCGCATCGCCCAGGGCGGCCCCTTTCCATACCGCAAAGACGGCGCGCCTTTCGGTAACCGCGAGCGCCTGCTGCCCCGGCAACCGGGCAGCTATTACCGCGAATACACCGTGCCCACCCCCGGCGAGGCCGACCGGGGCGCGCGGCGCATCGTGTGCGGGGGGCAGCCGGTCACCCGCACCGCCGAGTGCTATTACACCGCCGACCACTACGCCAGCTTCCGGAGGATCGCGCCATGA
- a CDS encoding heme-dependent oxidative N-demethylase subunit alpha family protein produces MAPPTVYRPFLNGVYAVSAGLYRLGAQALPWLDTPAPEHHTFAFDDTYAAFIASKAAAHRRAAWEYLGEAALSPALREAALTHVARTLAADSGGRVTWDGQTLRNAALGWQATLNLRWNAVEDLQRFEAPLAALVQDLTPLHALDFLGLNAPEDLAIVARDPASGRDWLAAAHVLSPQHWDPRDKLGRDFVAVHTPVAGSGPMNATAPKLVDAVVSRGPFVRFAWGISMTGRLDHHPAAPADADRAPGTAFDPDAAFLRVERQTLTGFPGAHGALFTIRPFTYPLRGAVQTPAHARALAAALRTMTPEQVVYKGLTPLLPDLLTWLDTRLLHSGL; encoded by the coding sequence GTGGCGCCTCCCACCGTCTACCGCCCCTTTCTGAATGGCGTTTATGCCGTCTCGGCGGGCCTGTACCGGCTGGGGGCGCAGGCTCTTCCCTGGCTGGACACCCCTGCACCCGAGCACCACACCTTCGCCTTCGATGACACGTATGCGGCGTTCATCGCCAGCAAGGCCGCCGCCCATCGCCGCGCCGCCTGGGAATACCTGGGCGAGGCGGCCCTGAGCCCGGCGCTGCGCGAAGCGGCACTGACCCACGTGGCCCGCACCCTGGCGGCCGACAGCGGCGGCCGGGTGACCTGGGACGGCCAGACGCTGCGCAATGCGGCCCTGGGCTGGCAGGCCACGCTGAACCTGCGCTGGAACGCGGTGGAGGACCTGCAGCGCTTCGAGGCTCCGCTGGCAGCGCTGGTGCAGGACCTGACCCCCCTGCACGCCCTGGATTTCCTGGGCCTGAATGCCCCCGAGGACCTGGCCATCGTGGCCCGGGACCCGGCCAGCGGGCGCGACTGGCTGGCCGCCGCGCATGTCCTGAGCCCCCAGCACTGGGACCCGCGCGACAAGCTGGGGCGCGACTTCGTGGCGGTGCATACTCCGGTGGCGGGCAGCGGCCCCATGAACGCCACGGCTCCGAAGCTGGTGGACGCGGTCGTCAGCCGGGGGCCGTTTGTGCGCTTTGCCTGGGGCATCAGCATGACGGGTCGCCTGGACCATCATCCCGCTGCCCCGGCCGACGCCGACCGCGCCCCAGGCACAGCCTTTGACCCGGACGCCGCCTTTCTGCGCGTGGAGCGCCAGACTCTTACCGGCTTTCCGGGGGCCCACGGCGCGCTGTTTACCATCCGGCCCTTCACGTACCCGCTGCGGGGGGCGGTGCAGACCCCGGCGCACGCCCGCGCCCTGGCCGCCGCACTGCGCACCATGACGCCTGAACAGGTGGTCTACAAAGGATTAACCCCGCTGCTGCCGGACCTGCTGACCTGGCTGGACACGCGCCTTCTACACTCGGGGCTATGA
- a CDS encoding phosphatidate cytidylyltransferase produces the protein MESLSSRILTSVVGFAILSVVVWIGWGALLPALIVVAVMALREYIRMLDRNDIDVRRMSLVVFAVALLVASLPMWPGTPWPGGSWREAVLTVAAGYFLVVEVIRPGERPLERVVYSLFGLLYIPWLLGYFLLLRYSPDGQDGLLYFALPLLATFAADIGGYFVGHFFGRRKLAPEVSPGKTVEGSIGGLIFSFLMVLGLTTVTHIWTPFEALLYSILVASASQLGDLAESLLKRALKTKDSGTSLPGHGGFLDRVDSLLFAVPATYLFLNISVFTR, from the coding sequence ATGGAGTCGCTGAGCTCGCGCATTCTCACCAGCGTGGTGGGCTTTGCCATCCTCAGTGTGGTGGTGTGGATCGGCTGGGGGGCGCTGCTGCCCGCGCTGATCGTGGTGGCGGTCATGGCGCTGCGCGAGTACATCCGCATGCTGGACCGCAACGACATTGACGTGCGGCGCATGAGCCTGGTGGTTTTCGCCGTGGCGCTGCTGGTGGCCAGCCTGCCCATGTGGCCGGGCACGCCGTGGCCCGGCGGCTCTTGGCGCGAGGCGGTGCTGACGGTGGCGGCCGGCTACTTTCTGGTGGTAGAGGTGATCCGCCCCGGCGAGCGGCCCCTGGAGCGCGTGGTGTACTCGCTGTTCGGGCTGCTGTACATTCCCTGGCTGCTGGGCTATTTTCTGCTGCTGCGCTACAGCCCCGACGGGCAAGATGGCCTGCTGTACTTTGCTCTGCCGCTGCTGGCCACCTTCGCAGCCGATATTGGCGGCTATTTCGTGGGCCATTTCTTCGGGCGGCGCAAGCTGGCCCCGGAAGTCAGCCCCGGCAAAACGGTGGAGGGCTCGATTGGCGGCCTGATTTTCAGTTTTCTGATGGTGCTGGGTCTGACCACGGTCACGCACATCTGGACCCCGTTCGAGGCGCTGCTGTATTCCATTCTGGTGGCCAGCGCCAGCCAGCTGGGCGACCTTGCCGAGAGCCTGCTCAAACGCGCCCTGAAAACCAAGGACAGCGGCACCAGCCTGCCCGGCCACGGCGGCTTTCTGGACCGGGTGGACAGCCTGCTCTTTGCCGTGCCCGCCACGTACCTGTTTCTGAACATCAGCGTCTTTACGCGGTAG
- the yidD gene encoding membrane protein insertion efficiency factor YidD: MRSLPLSSLNTPALNTAVLSSIDLYQRWLSPLKGFRCAHAALYGGESCSAAVRQLVAEGGVLAARPGIAARFQACAQAYRHLSGAAQATGGSVRGVCCCGPVPIPFRCG; the protein is encoded by the coding sequence ATGCGATCTCTGCCCCTGTCGTCCCTGAACACGCCGGCCCTGAATACCGCCGTGCTCTCGTCTATTGACCTGTATCAGCGCTGGCTGTCGCCTCTGAAGGGGTTCCGCTGTGCCCACGCGGCCCTGTATGGCGGCGAGTCCTGCTCGGCCGCCGTGCGCCAGCTGGTGGCCGAAGGTGGGGTGCTGGCGGCCCGGCCCGGCATTGCTGCCCGCTTTCAGGCCTGTGCCCAGGCGTACCGCCACCTCTCGGGTGCGGCGCAGGCCACAGGCGGCTCGGTGCGGGGCGTGTGCTGCTGCGGCCCGGTGCCCATCCCCTTCCGCTGCGGCTGA
- the tsf gene encoding translation elongation factor Ts produces the protein MLESIKKLRELTGAGMMDVKKALADAGNDEDKAIALLRERGIAKAVKKGDREAKEGIVRFKVDGNRAAIVEVNSETDFVARNSDFQAVVEQLAQAALDAKTSDIEEFKNFSVNGETVATLVAATAGKIGENIVLNRVAYLEGSTVAGYVHSNGKIGVLVDVDGGSEAQAKDVALHVAAERPQFLSRDEVNSSDIEKEREILTNKALNEGKPQQIVEKIVEGQIGKFYSEKVLPEQAFVKDNSLTVAKYLGEAKVKRFVRFEIGA, from the coding sequence ATGCTGGAATCGATCAAGAAACTCCGTGAACTGACGGGCGCAGGCATGATGGACGTGAAAAAGGCCCTGGCCGACGCCGGCAACGACGAGGACAAGGCCATTGCCCTGCTGCGCGAGCGCGGCATTGCCAAGGCGGTGAAGAAGGGTGACCGCGAGGCCAAGGAAGGCATCGTGCGCTTCAAGGTGGACGGCAACCGCGCCGCCATCGTGGAAGTGAACAGCGAGACCGACTTTGTGGCCCGCAACTCTGACTTCCAGGCCGTGGTGGAGCAGCTGGCCCAGGCCGCGCTGGACGCGAAGACCAGCGACATTGAAGAGTTCAAGAACTTCAGCGTGAACGGCGAAACCGTGGCCACCCTGGTGGCCGCCACCGCCGGCAAGATTGGCGAGAACATCGTGCTCAACCGCGTGGCCTACCTGGAAGGCAGCACCGTGGCTGGCTACGTGCACAGCAACGGCAAGATTGGCGTGCTGGTGGACGTGGACGGCGGCAGCGAGGCCCAGGCCAAGGACGTGGCCCTGCACGTGGCCGCCGAGCGCCCCCAGTTCCTGAGCCGCGATGAGGTGAACAGCTCCGACATCGAGAAGGAGCGCGAGATCCTGACGAACAAGGCGCTGAACGAGGGCAAGCCCCAGCAGATCGTCGAGAAGATCGTCGAGGGCCAGATCGGCAAGTTCTACTCCGAGAAGGTGCTGCCCGAGCAGGCCTTCGTGAAGGACAACAGCCTGACGGTGGCCAAGTACCTGGGCGAGGCCAAGGTCAAGCGCTTCGTGCGCTTCGAGATCGGCGCATAA